The genomic interval AACTTACAGAACAAGTTTAGCCAtggtttaatgttttcatttcacatcAGGCATAGTTTAAGAAGCAGCAAACCCTCTGGCCTTCCTGTTAAAGTCTTTTGGTTCCTCTTCTTTACCTTTCCGTCCAATCAGACCCATTTCAAACACAACTGAGATTTTTGACACTGGTCTTGAGGCTGCTTCTCTCAGCTTCTTAGCATCAAATCTGGGGCTGAAAAGCAACACCGGTAGCCTAAACGCAAACGAAGGGACCTCCTTCTGATCATTacttttctcctcatttttttcatcttcactTTTGCTTAGCTCAATCTGATGCATGATGTTCTCTTTGGAGGAGAACATCTGGAAGAGGACAGCATCCCACATTTTAGTTGCCTTTGGAGTGTCTGTGTCCTTGGGTGTAGCTAATTTCTCATCCTGACCACTTGGCTTCTCTTCTAGCCTCATCTCTTCACTCTGGTCCTGCCCTCGGATCTCAGCTTGAGAACCTGTCTCTGGGAATTTTGGTTCCTCCTGTTCCACCACCATGTGTTTCTTTAGTCGCGACCACCCACTCGCTTTTGATTTCATCCCCTTTGACTTTTGCATGACATTATGAAGAGATGCTGCTACTGCGGGGGAGTCATTAGTGCCCTTTTTGTCAGGTTTATCTGCTGAACATggttctgtgttgtttttattgttttcagttgACTTGGTAGAAGGGGCCTCAATCGGCGGAGTAGGTTCAGCAGATTCAGATTTTGAGCATTCATGCTTAATCTGTGTAACAGGTGTCTTTGGTTCTATTATGACAGATTTGTCAGCTTTCACGTCAGATTTTGCTTTCTCCTCATCAGTCTGCACCTTCCCTCTACTCAAAAGCTTTTTTACGACCTTCAGGGAATCTTGGTCACCACTTTCTAGAAGagaatcttttgtttttgtctttgtagttACTTTGGTTTTTCCTTTCTGGTTTTCAGAAGGCACAGCCACCGCTTTAGGCATTTTTTGAGTCGCTGTTGCTGCAACTGGACTGGTTGCTGTACATGGATCTTGTATTGATATTGTTCCTGTTGAGTCAGATGGTGTTGAAACTACAATAACTGGGACTGTGACACTGGAAAAAGCCTTTACATGACTCTGTTCCAGTTTTTCCTCACATGTAGTGGTGTCTTGTCTTTCAGAAATTTCAACCAATGATTGTTCCTTTACAATTGCTTCGCGACTACTCTGTTTTGAAACTTCTTTTTCAACTTTAACCTCATCTTGTGTTGGAGTCACTGAGGTTATAATGCAAAATGCAGGTGAATATGGTTGGATACCACCGTAAGCAGCGTATTCAGCTGGTGTAAGTCCACGGTAAACAGACTTTGACTTTTGAGAGTCTGGGGTTTTAGGTCTCTGAAAGGCCACATGTGAAATAGATGATGGTAatgtcttttgctttttgtaaccTGGTGATGTGGTCAAAAGGCGAGATGCttcaaaagttggagtttttgGCCTTTGATAAGCAGTGGCTACTTGTGTTGAAGACACAGATATAGGAGTTACAGCTCTTTGAGAGCCAACCGCTGAAACCGAGGTCACTCTTCTTGTCAGATCAGACTCtgattttgactttgtaataCTTTGTTTTATAGAGTTGTCTGCAGGTGTCACATCAGAGTGGACATCCCCATTTAATAAAGTTTCAGGAAGCTCTGCTGTCTTCAGATTAAGGGAGGGCAATGAAGTGCTCACAGTAGAAATTGTTTGGGGTGACCTTGATCTCTCTGGATCCACTGTGATTGGCGACACCGCAAACAGAAGAGGATTGGGTCGTGAGATTTCAAAGACAGGGGTTGCGGCTCGGCTGATGTGGTATGCTGGGGTTTTAGGTCGCCTGGATGACAGAAACTCATAAGTTGGTgtttgaactctgacctcagATGTTGGGGTGGTGGTTTTATGTTCAGCTGTTTGAGTTGGTCTTGTTGTTTCTATGTTTGGAGTTGGAGTGGCTCGTTTGATTTCTGACACTGGAGTGACTCGCAGGGATTCTAACGTTGGAGTGACTCTTCTTACTTCAGCCTTTGGGGCGGCTCCTTTTACTTCTGATGTTGGAGTCTTTCTACCAGGAACTACGTCTAATAAAGGAGGctgcattgttgttgttgttgccttCCCTCCTCTGATCTCAGATGCTGTGAgcacttcttgttttgtttctgctaatgttttactttgaggTACTATGCTGCCAATAGCAGTTAATCCAGCCGTGTCGTACACTGGAGGTGTCCTGGATGTTTCATAATATGATGTGCTTGCTGTATACATCCTAATCTGAGGCACTTCAAACATCGGCTTTGGTGATTTTGAAGGCTCAGTTGCTTTAAATGTTGGACGTGGACTTTTGGATTTTATGAGTGGGGTCAACACAGTAAGAGGCCGAACCACAGGTTGACCCACTGGTACCGGATGTTGAGTTGCACCTGAACTTGTGATTTTTGAATGTGGGATGCCTACATAAGGGGCAAGTCTCAAACCAGCTTGGCTTTCAGTAAATGTTTCCAGTTCAGTTGTTTGTATGCTTACCTCAGGCATAGAGGAATATGGCAGTGATTGCTTTGCTTCTCCTGGAGAGGCTAAGACTTTGGAAAACTGATTTGAAGCAGAACTTAATGACGTTTTTGTGATTTGGTGTGAGTATGTGCATGAAGGGGTGGCCGCCGTGGGAGGCGACATCCTAACTGCTCGATCAAAAGCTGCACGCTGCGGGTAAGGGGACGGCACATGTTGATACAATGGCCTGACAGTGAACCGTGGAGGTTGCTGGATGCTGTTGAGTCGAGGGGTTGTCTCTGGTTTTTGAGGGGAAGTTGAGTGGTCGCTGCGCTCCAGGTCAGGGCTTGCTTCATTTACAGGGGAAAGGCTCGACCGGAAAGGTGTAGCAGACTGTGAAGTCTGGGTGGAGGCCTTTTTCTTTGCAGTCCTTTTGAGGAGTTTCTGAAGACGGACATTGTCTTTTCCAGGCTTGGGCAGCAGTGGTGGAGGGTACTGCTGGGAAAACAGGCCCAGCTGGTGGATAGTGCCATAAACAACAGACATGAATGCTTCTGCACCCtattgaaaaaaagagataaagcATTCTTAAAACTTAGCCTAAAGTTTCACAATTgttcattgttttatattttcacatgcaaGTCATTTAAATAGAAGTGTTAACCTCAAAGCAGCTGGTCAGTGGGGACGgcacattaaacatattttctttttttaatgtctatAACATCATCATCTCTTTCCTCTTTTACTAACTTAATCCTGAATACTAAAAAGTTGGAAGTGGACAAACTCAGTTTCTCTTTCAAACAGAATTTATCTTCAAAATACACCAGGTTAATAgaagtttcacattttcaataTCTAATGTTTTTCCTCTGTCCCTTTTGTAGGTTTGTGTTACAGTGATTGCTGAGGAAGCATTTCCTCTCCTGCTGCCTACGTGATCTTGCAACACCTGACATGCTGATGCAGGAACTTTGCAACAGGAACGTCTATATTTTTTCTGACCATCTCTAGAGGAAATGCACCTACAACCCCAAACCCAGgcccaaatatatatatatatatatatacccttGGCAGATTTAGgctaagtaatttattttttttatttatgttttattaaaatcctAGTATGTTGAAAATGCAAACCGTTCTCAATAAACagtggaaaattattttattggcAATCACACCGTTCCTTCCAATTGATGAGTAGCTTTTCACTTCTTTCCACTGATTTGTTGCTGACATATTCTCCAAGTCTTTAAGCTTGGACGCCctccatcaccctaatcttaaGCTTCACTCATGGATTCTCAATTATATTCATGTTGGTATGCCTTCTGCAGCCTACAAGAATATTAATTCTTCCATTCAGGAGAAAGACTTTCAGAAATCTGTCAGGGGTATGAATGATTTTGGACTCAATtgtacaaattaaaaattaaagccCACAAACAAATATCTGATGGTTATAGGTGTGATCCTCTTTATATCttcctgctttctgtttttaccaTTATGAGTCTATCTAAATGTGAgttagttttcagttttcttctgttcaAGACGATCATTTGTAAAACGTTTACAGTTTGAATCATCTCGAGTAAATGGATCACATCAATGTTTGACCTGTTCAGCACTTTTTAGCTTGAGGACaatcaaaactgcaaaagcTCTGAGCACCAGCCACAGTTAAAAGCAGACGTTAGATGTTACACActgtataaaaacacacaaccatTTTATTCTGTGAcattaaatctgaataaatgttatgttatttCGGCCACTTGGGATTACCAAAACTAGTTGATAGATGCCAgaaaaataatggaaacatttatttttacaactttgttCTAATTCAGACAGTTTTTTCAACTGTATGAGTTATGTAATATTGGGCATCCTTCCACGAATTTTTCACCAAAGTTTACTagaattttatttggattttttttttgtgctagaACAATTttgatttagacattttttaaataagttctTTACATTATTGTTCTATTAAATAATATGCAAACTTTTATGGCATTGTAACTTACTTATGTAAcatcacataaaaatctaaataggAAGGGAATTGTGGACCTCCACTATTTAGTTCATCCTTGGGAACAATCTCCAGATGCATGTGCGTGCCACATACACATGTTAAAACAATTATATGTAAGCATAAACACCACAGTAATTTCCAGCTGTCTGATCTAACCAATGAGAGGGAAGACAGGTCTGTAATGTCACTCAGCCAAGAGGAGTCAGATTACAGTTTTCAAACTCACTCATggacatttcttaatatctgtctgattaaactaaaatgaaactGTGTTAGTAAAATTGCCATCATTACAATTTGGagtaaaaatggcaaaatctGCAGTCCTGAGAACACCATATCAACTATGATGTAAGAGGTTAACACTATGATATCTTGTGCATTTTTGGGGGAATGatgattttcacaaaaaaagtaGGCatcacaagaaaagaaaagtactTTAAACAATTAACGTCTCACCTCCATACAAGAGCAAGGAAGTTAAACCTGCAAACAAAATAGTCTTCGAAGTGAACAATGAACCCAGTCATACTAGTTATTTACTGGTTACAAAgtgtattaaatatatatataaaaatagcCATTTAAAACTCCCTCAACCCTATTACCACCTTTCCACAGCAGGTCTGCTGAAATGCCAGCAAGCTTGTGGAAGGCCCAAACCAACCCAACTCatacatttcaaaattttatataAAGGTAAACGgctgaatttgaagaaatttaCAGAATAATCTCTGACTCATTTTTCTAGCATTTAGAAGTAGTCTACCAGAAAGTCTATTTGACTGTCATAGGGATTGGAACAGTCTTCTCtctaaagataataaaataatttaacagaagaaacaattataaagaaaaaaaataaaaaatgtaaaactttttatggaaaaaaattgcATGTTTTCTAATTGCTGACAAATTTTGTTAAATCATTTTTGGTGATTTGCCTTTGGTCAGGTGTTCCAAGCCTTTAAAGTTGGAATCCCTCTTTGCCATCACCATAATCTGACAGCAAATATTCTCTATTAGATTCAAATCAGGATGTTCCCTCTCCATAACTTATGTTACAATGTCTTTCTTTTGACGTCCAGTCAAAATTGACATGTTGGTAAAATGAAAAGGttgatttaaactttaaacttacaaaggcatgaatacttttttgGTCTAGCTataaaaaactgctgttaagTGTATGTAAGAATCATAAATATTATACAGTGCATAGTTGTGACAATTGTGGTGGACATTTGCTTattgaaatttgactttgtgatATTTAGCTTAATAGTTACACCTTTGAACACTAATGGATGCTTTAGTTCATACATGTCTGCTTCTGTCTCAAaatgcttttacttttattctttttgaacAAGATTTTTTCGCTTCTATTTTTATGCcactttgaaaatattaaataaaatcagtaccTATTCTTCTAATATGtcaactgtttttattatacCCATCGTGTCAAACAACTACAACATTCActgtattaaaacatttaaatgttttaataacactttacaaaataattgcTATCTTCCCATGCTTAAAAGATtcattaaaattcttttttttttcaaggagAGACTTCATGTGTACTGTACGGAACATCCTGTAATAAAAGGCCAACACAGACCACCAGTGATCTCAAACTCTGTCCAGCATTCAATgtaaaatccacaaattaacaaaatctgtgtttttaagaaGAAATTGGATGAGaggtattatatatatatacaaagaTGGCATACACTCttggtgtatatatatatatatatatatatatatatatatatatatatatatatatatatatactgtatatcacaATTGTGTGAACTCTATATGTTTCCAGAAAtgtctctctcactctctctctctctctctctctatatatatatatatatatatatatatatatatatatatatatatatatatatatatatatatatagagagagagagagagagagagagagagatttctAGCAACATATATAGTTCACACTATTGTGTGaaacttcatttcaaacaaTGTATTGAAACAAAACACCAGCGGTGGATATGTTTCAACAAAACATGTCAAAGTCTTAATAACAATTATAGCTTGAAGTGCTGTTCATAAATCGACTTATTGAGACATGGCCCTTCTTCATGAAGGACAGCCCTCATGTCATTGAGCTTCTGGTGTCCAGAACTACAAGCCACTACATGGTGACTCAGCTGATTACACAAGGCTTCTGTAGGATTCAAGTCTGTAGAATGTCCAAGTTCTCCATTGAAGAACCCCACTGTCCAGCAATCACTCTCTTGTGATGTGACCTTGAGCATTCTCATCCATGATGATGACATTGTTCTTCATGCAGGGACACCATGACTGAATTAATGATGTTACTCAAGTAGCATGGGTTGTGTAGGGCAGCCCTTTATTGACACACTAGTCCACACTGTAACACCACCGTCTGGTGGCACGGTGTTCTTCTTGATGTCTCCAACATCGCTGGCGACCATAGTTTCTGTTTAGAGTGAATCAACTTTCATCAGAGAACTGCACTGAAGCCCTCTGGTCCCTTATCCAGGATAACTTCCCCCTGCCAGAGTTCTGGGTGGCTCAGCTGATAgagcacacacactctgtgCAGAAGCTAACTGTCAGTTTGCTGTTCAATAAAAACCACTATAtccaaaacatcttttaaaaaattgtctCTGGTCAATGCAAGATGATGGCGCCTTTGCCTGATGATGTGCTCAATATCCTTGCAAGTTGTCTAATACACAGACTATGCTGATGTAGACGGATTTCAATGTTCTGACCTGACATTTGGGTGATTCTCAGTTCATCTAAATTTGCTCAGAGTTGAGTGGCATTAATCATCCAGTTCCCCAGGGCACTGCTCACAATGAAGAGGTCATCCGTGTGGGATGTGGTCAAAGAATGTCCACTTTTATGCCTTTCTCCGACTCTTCCGGTCTTTCTGTATCTCTGTTGCAGCCTGCTGGTGACATTCTAAGCTCAGGGTCCAATTCCGTCAGAAAACGTCCTCGACCTTCACAATGCCAAGTTACTGTGGATCAGTTCTTAAGTGTTGTCCTGGTCTCATTATGTTAAATGTGAACAGCATGATGAAGAAGAGTGGACTCTTGATGTTCCTGCATTCATTAAAAACTAGAGAGCCTCAGTAAAGAGTtaaaaaatttatgtttgatgctaaatctgaattttatgATGCAGTTTTGATTGATTATTGCAGGTGCAGCTTCGCCCATAAACAATGTTTCTGTCACAAGAGTACATCACCTGCTGGAAAGTAAATGTACAGGTGCATAGCGTCTGTACATTTCAATTGTTCTAGCAGTTGGTTCCAtcttgtaataatttttttttttattgcaggtGTCAAGGGCATCAAGACACCTGCAATAAaagctagaccaaaaatacttggcatgtttttgtttttttgcagtgtccAAATTCAATGCAAGGCTCAGTGAACTGTATTGATAATTCCACGATTATTGTCATTTAAagttcttcttcatcatcatcatcattgctgctgctgctgtcccaAGAGGCAAAGCTCGTAGACCCCTGAGTTTTGGTTCCATTGTAATGATGGGACGTATTATTGGACTGTGACTAACTgcccatcaggtgtttgcttttttatttataacatgCTGAAAGTGAACGCTCATTATACCTTATGTTCTCATGTCTCTCTGGCACTGGATAATATCTTTGACATGTGACATCACCGAGGAAAACATGAGGGCCAATTAGGCATGAATGCCCCATGAGTATGCAGCTTTGGCACACGGCCTGGGAGCCATTATTTTAGGCCTAAAAAATAACACTCAGGATGTGTCACACTGCCAGAACATTGTGTCACCAGCCTTAACCCTGATTTACCAGATCAGAGAACCATCTGGGCAGTTTAAGGTTCTGGCATAATTAAGTTCAGTGTTTATCTCGCTATGTGTCACCCCCGTGATATAGAGGCACAATCTGATAAATGTTTAGAACTCTCCCAGCTCCCCCATTCTGCACTTAGCCGCCAGCCTGACACATGAGATACTCATTCCTCCTTTTAAGGCTCTGCTAGTGTTGGCATTTGTAGTTCTTTTAGGATGCAGGTTCAAAAGAGGAAAGTCTAATAATAGATGTGCAACAAAAACTCAAACAGAAATGTCCTGCTTATGCGCGTGAATACAAGCTACAGACTTAATGTCAAGCAATAAGTTTGGACGTAAATGAAAACGACTTACCAGGCGAAGAACTTATTGGTGGAGTTTAAAGTGCTCCAGGCAGGTTTCCCCTGGCAGGACAGGACAGTGTTTTCATTAATGGTAAAATGTCAAGGTGAAAAGTGAGCATTTATTAGAGCTGTTCAATTGAAATTACAAGTGAATGTTACTCTGTATTATAACCGGGACAGATGATCAATGGTAAAATTAGTGTTTAAGCTACGGGGGTTGAAACATTGAAATCATAACCCTGTCAGTGCTTCAGTTTTGCAGAGGACAAAAAAAGTTACCCTTCCACACACGTAAGGTCTCAGCGTGTATCCAAAAGCAGCTGCCTCCGTAACATAACGCTTTTCCTCTGGTCTGGAAAATAAAAGGTGTAATTGAAGGGAATTGTTACCTGTAGGACTGCTGCTTGGGGGTGGCCGGCCAGCTGCTGCCTGCTTGTCCCAGCCTGGAGTGTCAGAACAGCAGGTTCATGTTGAGACCAACTCGACCCCCCTTCCTACAAATGGAAGGAACGGGCGCCATGGCATTCCAAAAATAAACCCTGAGCGCTGTGGGTTGCTCAGAAGCTGCAG from Xiphophorus maculatus strain JP 163 A chromosome 2, X_maculatus-5.0-male, whole genome shotgun sequence carries:
- the LOC111611593 gene encoding mucin-5AC-like, whose translation is MSVVYGTIHQLGLFSQQYPPPLLPKPGKDNVRLQKLLKRTAKKKASTQTSQSATPFRSSLSPVNEASPDLERSDHSTSPQKPETTPRLNSIQQPPRFTVRPLYQHVPSPYPQRAAFDRAVRMSPPTAATPSCTYSHQITKTSLSSASNQFSKVLASPGEAKQSLPYSSMPEVSIQTTELETFTESQAGLRLAPYVGIPHSKITSSGATQHPVPVGQPVVRPLTVLTPLIKSKSPRPTFKATEPSKSPKPMFEVPQIRMYTASTSYYETSRTPPVYDTAGLTAIGSIVPQSKTLAETKQEVLTASEIRGGKATTTTMQPPLLDVVPGRKTPTSEVKGAAPKAEVRRVTPTLESLRVTPVSEIKRATPTPNIETTRPTQTAEHKTTTPTSEVRVQTPTYEFLSSRRPKTPAYHISRAATPVFEISRPNPLLFAVSPITVDPERSRSPQTISTVSTSLPSLNLKTAELPETLLNGDVHSDVTPADNSIKQSITKSKSESDLTRRVTSVSAVGSQRAVTPISVSSTQVATAYQRPKTPTFEASRLLTTSPGYKKQKTLPSSISHVAFQRPKTPDSQKSKSVYRGLTPAEYAAYGGIQPYSPAFCIITSVTPTQDEVKVEKEVSKQSSREAIVKEQSLVEISERQDTTTCEEKLEQSHVKAFSSVTVPVIVVSTPSDSTGTISIQDPCTATSPVAATATQKMPKAVAVPSENQKGKTKVTTKTKTKDSLLESGDQDSLKVVKKLLSRGKVQTDEEKAKSDVKADKSVIIEPKTPVTQIKHECSKSESAEPTPPIEAPSTKSTENNKNNTEPCSADKPDKKGTNDSPAVAASLHNVMQKSKGMKSKASGWSRLKKHMVVEQEEPKFPETGSQAEIRGQDQSEEMRLEEKPSGQDEKLATPKDTDTPKATKMWDAVLFQMFSSKENIMHQIELSKSEDEKNEEKSNDQKEVPSFAFRLPVLLFSPRFDAKKLREAASRPVSKISVVFEMGLIGRKGKEEEPKDFNRKARGFAAS